A genomic segment from Enoplosus armatus isolate fEnoArm2 chromosome 12, fEnoArm2.hap1, whole genome shotgun sequence encodes:
- the LOC139293839 gene encoding serine/threonine/tyrosine-interacting-like protein 1: protein MKGFWEQLTHQPNDFNEMGVVLSRVNNSCRVASREPVNTSQAVSSICDREVNSSDSGHSSIIPIGNKVCEPEEVLVPALPETACVERGYITPQQVYNLLNAEEGQPALYDPYYILLLDCRSAERYKESHLVTARAAVTVIHPELGCLISCIQLQKYSIILLYAEEGCSPVGSVKAWADYPDLQRCFFQLSDLGMDPVILLGGFSAFHALYPFLCTPRMVLLEPERHTLTIYPSEILEGALYQGSASHGSDYRIIKNLHITHVVNATANCPDAFPNTLCYLRLRLSDDAQQDLVEALPLASRFINTALKAEPAGRVLVHCSLGRSRSSALTLAFLMEHRRWSLLHALRWLKERRACTAPNVNFLRQLLTYEEQLFGSRLTSLEDIRR, encoded by the exons ATGAAGGGCTTCTGGGAACAACTTACGCATCAGCCAAATGACTTCAACGAGATGGGCGTAGTACTGTCCAG AGTGAATAACAGTTGTAGAGTGGCCTCCAGAGAGCCTGTCAACACATCCCAAGCAGTGAGCAGCATCTGTGACAGAGAGGTCAATAGTTCCGACAGTGGCCATTCCTCCATCATACCTATTGGGAACAAAG TGTGTGAGCCAGAGGAGGTGCTAGTTCCTGCTCTTCCAGAAACGGCTTGTGTAGAGCGAGGCTATATCACCCCACAGCAAGTTTACAACCTCCTGAACGCAGAGGAAGGCCAGCCCGCCTTGTATGATCCTTACTATATTCTCCTCCTGGACTGTCGCAGTGCAGAGAG GTACAAGGAGAGCCACTTGGTGACGGCGCGGGCTGCTGTAACGGTGATCCACCCTGAGCTGGGCTGTCTAATCAGCTGTATACAGCTGCAGAAGTATTCTATAATACTGCTGTATGCAGAAGAAGGATGCAGCCCAG TGGGCAGTGTGAAGGCATGGGCAGACTACCCAGACCTCCAGCGCTGTTTCTTCCAGCTCAGTGATTTGGGAATGGACCCTGTCATCCTGTTGGGGGGATTCTCAGCCTTCCATGCCCTCTACCCTTTCCTCTGCACACCACGTATGGTCCTGCTGGAACCTGAGCGGCACACCCTCACCATCTACCCCTCCGAGATCCTGGAAGGAGCTCTCTACCAAGGCTCTGCCTCCCATGGCTCTGACTACCGCATCATCAAGAATCTACACATCACACATGTGGTCAATGCCACTGCCAACTGCCCTGATGCTTTCCCCAACACGCTGTGCTACCTGAGGCTGCGTCTGAGCGATGATGCCCAGCAGGACCTGGTGGAGGCACTGCCTCTGGCGTCCAGGTTCATCAACACGGCGCTGAAGGCTGAGCCTGCCGGCCGCGTCCTGGTCCACTGTAGTCTGGGCAGGAGTCGCAGCTCAGCACTAACGCTGGCCTTCCTCATGGAGCATCGGCGCTGGTCACTGCTTCATGCCCTGCGGTggctgaaggagaggagggcgTGCACGGCACCCAACGTGAACTTCCTGCGTCAGCTGCTGACCTATGAGGAGCAGCTGTTTGGGAGCAGACTCACCTCCCTGGAAGACATCCGCCGATGA
- the LOC139294437 gene encoding dnaJ homolog subfamily C member 9-like, with the protein MGLLERCQELFNTSNLYEVLGINKEATETEIRRSYYKVSLKVHPDRAPEDPLATEKFQVLGKLYAVLSDKEQRAVYDEQGVVDEESDVLSQGRCWEDYWRLLFPKITVQDILEFEKKYKGSDEERQDVIQLYVQHQGDMDAITASAMCCSQEDEPRLCGIIQAAIESGDVTAFPAFTRENDKKKRARRKRADRERQEAEEMQKEMGLDDQDDSLMKMLQQRQKSREQNFNSFLSDLEAKYSKKSGKSQKGRRGKK; encoded by the exons ATGGGCTTGCTCGAGCGCTGCCAGGAGCTCTTCAATACCTCAAACCTGTACGAGGTGTTGGGCATCAACAAGGAGGCAACCGAGACAGAGATCCGGAGGAGCTACTACAAAGTGTCGCTGAAAGTCCACCCAGACAGGGCCCCTGAAGACCCGCTGGCCACAGAGAAGTTTCAG GTGTTGGGAAAGCTGTATGCGGTTCTGAGCGATAAGGAGCAGAGAGCTGTTTATGATGAGCAGGGGGTGGTGGATGAAGAGTCTGACGTCCTGAGTCAAGGCCGCTGCTGGGAGGACTACTGGAGACTGCTCTTCCCTAAG ATAACGGTGCAGGACATCCTTGAATTTGAGAAGAAATATAAAGGCTCTGATGAGGAGCGGCAGGATGTGATCCAGCTGTACGTGCAGCACCAGGGAGATATGGACGCCATCACAGCCTCGGCTATGTGCTGCTCTCAGGAAGACGAGCCCAGGCTCTGCGGCATCATCCAGGCTGCCATCGAGAGCGGAGACGTCACAGCATTCCCAGCGTTTACTCGGGAGAACGATAAGAAGAAGAGGGCTCGTAGGAAGAGG GCTGATAGAGAGCGACAAGAAGCAGAAGAAATGCAGAAAGAGATGGGGCTCGATGATCAGGATGACAGTCTCATGAAGATGCTTCAG CAAAGACAGAAGTCCAGAGAGCAGAATTTTAACAGTTTCCTGTCTGACCTGGAAGCAAAATACTCCAAAAAAAGTGGGAAATCCCAAAAAGGACGAAGAGGAAAGAAGTGA
- the fam149b1 gene encoding protein FAM149B1 gives MISRYNRRPVSHKLEIRGLSRSSLDHHPLPEEADDNQTPQRYLHDLQEAVSAHNSSEMSAASGHSDCPTVISVDSNRSWSGIHSSTGTGISTERSSVFSWGYDEFDKAASRQVQQMFEEIDKELYEGRGSGGGILQGLQDECQQWATRFPHLRILGTQLVCPSDEGFQWYSTSGRGSSASSPSAGKESSVKSQEKDKGGTELNVQGRRAALIKSPSAELDGPPGTSSGSSSHDTLRVIEVEGLMEEYLAFDSRDLEDEWEQDCPESGRRHHCLPPVSPYRCRHQAVLDVLFDDVWWQLVGWMKELVQCHWECCTSGDEKITGNLSPEQQDSQNPFMLLSMLPTMLPKLGQSRVAPLTAGLQFQNTKSRGSKHKSRRKSKKQKRPSTAGRVPVGAAATQHNLNDLIVIHSIPLQQRNLGVLDRNQEPEERLCHRPGSSVVPSSKPRPRRTLEQSSSSLSRPAQSARRRNPPPRTLLPLVPSLSQSSAVGSMDEVIRGTRLPTASDRLTSPLLPLSRNTLLPPISTGDPESSHSGQQSKPAQRQKGPSSRAHSAINDEAGSSIPRDRHHLLDVFSRPNTTHTYRSDTPYRRSFTVLDNIGQGRPGRASVGTDSLGIGVTGISLGISSSSFLDSFSHHPLGHSPIKDEEEPDPQAPVPAPLVPVSVPPRSYTRGGISSRASRPGL, from the exons ATGATTTCACGATACAACAGAAGACCTGTATCGCACAAACTTGAGAT TCGTGGGTTGTCCCGGAGCAGCCTCGACCACCACCCTCTCCCAGAGGAAGCAGACGATAATCAAACCCCTCAGCGCTACCTCCATGACCTCCAGGAAGCTGTCTCCGCTCACAACAG CTCAGAGATGTCTGCTGCATCGGGCCACTCTGACTGTCCCACCGTCATCTCAGTAGACTCCAACCGGTCCTGGTCAGGTATCCACAGCTCCACAGGCACTGGCATCTCCACAGAGAGGAGCTCTGTTTTTTCCTGGGGCTATGAT GAGTTCGACAAGGCAGCGTCACGGCAGgtgcagcaaatgtttgagGAGATCGACAAAGAGCTGTACGAGGGGAGAGGCAGCGGTGGAGGGATACTCCAGGGGCTGCAGGATGAATGTCAGCAGTGGGCCACACGTTTCCCACATCTTCG GATCCTGGGGACTCAGCTGGTGTGTCCCAGTGACGAGGGCTTCCAGTGGTATTCTACTTCAGGGAGAGGCAGCTCTGCCAGCAGCCCATCAGCAGGCAAAGAGAGCAGTGTGAAGTCCCAGGAGAAAGATAAGGGTGGCACAGA GTTGAATGTGCAGGGCAGGAGGGCGGCGCTGATCAAGTCCCCCTCAGCAGAGTTGGATGGGCCTCCTGGCACCTCCAGTGGCTCCAGCAGTCACGACACGCTGAGAGTGATTGAAGTGGAGGGTCTGATGGAGGAATACCTGGCTTTTGATAGCAGGGACTT GGAGGACGAGTGGGAGCAGGATTGTCCGGAGTCGGGTCGGAGGCATCACTGTCTGCCTCCTGTCTCGCCATACCGGTGTCGCCATCAAGCTGTTCTCGACGTGTTGTTTGACGATGTGTGGTGGCAGCTGGTTGGCTGGATGAAAGAGCTGGTTCAATGCCACTGGGAATGCTGCACCTCTG GTGACGAAAAGATTACTGGGAACTTGAGCCCCGAGCAGCAAGACTCCCAGAATCCCTTCATGCTGCTCTCCATGCTGCCCACAATGCTACCCAAACTTGGCCAGAGCAGGGTGGCCCCGCTCACAGCTGGCCTGCAGTTTCAG AACACAAAGTCAAGGGGCTCAAAGCACAAGTCCAGACGGAAATCCAAAAAGCAGAAAAGGCCTTCCACT GCTGGAAGGGTCCCGGTAGGAGCAGCGGCGACCCAGCACAACCTGAACGACCTCATTGTGATCCACAGCATCCCCCTGCAGCAGAGGAACCTGGGTGTGCTGGATAGAAACCA GGAGCCAGAGGAGCGGCTGTGTCACAGACCAGGCTCCAGCGTGGTCCCCTCCAGCAAACCTCGGCCTCGCCGAACTCTGGAACAgagctcttcctctctgtcccgcCCGGCACAGTCTGCGCGGCGCAGAAACCCTCCTCCCCGAACCCTCTTGCCACTGGTTCCCAGCCTGAGTCAGTCCAGCGCAGTGGGATCGATGGATGAGGTCATCCGCGGGACACGTCT ACCCACAGCCAGCGACCGGCTGACTTCTCCGCTGTTGCCTCTGAGCAGGAACACACTCCTTCCCCCCATCAGCACTGGAGACCCAGAGTCATCTCACTCAGGGCAGCAGTCCAAACCTGCACAG CGTCAGAAAGGCCCGTCCAGCCGCGCCCACAGTGCTATAAATGACGAAGCTGGCAGTTCAATACCAAGGGATCGTCACCACCTCCTGGACGTCTTCTCTCGGCCCAACACCACTCACACATACAGG tcgGACACTCCGTACCGTCGTTCCTTCACAGTATTGGACAACATCGGGCAGGGGCGGCCAGGCAGAGCCTCTGTGGGCACAG ACTCTCTTGGAATCGGTGTGACCGGCATCAGTCTTGGCATCAGCAGCTCATCTTTCTTGGACTCGTTTTCCCACCACCCCTTGGGGCACTCGCCCATCAAAGACGAGGAAGAGCCAGACCCACAAGCCCCTGTCCCAG CTCCACTGGTGCCTGTGTCAGTCCCACCTCGGTCTTACACCCGGGGAGGCATCTCATCCAGAGCCAGCAGACCTGGCTTGTAG
- the ecd gene encoding protein ecdysoneless homolog, protein MDALQRRVVQEDVVQYKLFLIPPDGSTSQQSEEHLTHLAEEILAKVAPLLIQYIWQHQPFNLKYHPEKGDVPAHIGGSTQFGDNVEDEWFIVYLLQQITEAFPELVARVEDNDGEFLLIEAADYLPKWLNPDTSENRVFFYRGELNILPCPSKSSPVGVSKDVVPSMAQALALLSSHPEACKASPKICSALRKRLEGYPEKIKTALHRAHCFIPAGIASVLAQRPDLVAPAVSAFYLRDPVDLQACRSFKTFPPDTRVLTSVTFTRCLYAQLQQQQFTPDRRSGFTLPPRSHPEYKAHELGMKLAHGFEILCSKCRLPSSEPDAPVSCNPQWKGFMDSLKRNSYFRGELEGSTRYRELTRSAENFFRQSVASASSALSPGEEVLQLLHSCNPFNLEELKKQESQLPQEDSDSWLDITAQDLERMLQERSGGRADVGSQNSSSTKQTQHVGGVNERRKETEDGKGEEEAGYSLVAVSQGMKNFLNAMSSHEGAELPWSSSIQPFSFDPDSMANALDRLLGSKEEELDSDDLGDDDDDEEEDDEEEEKEEGSSGHTEMNGTETLDSLRGYMDQMDQELMSTNMGQSFNLTNYNKAGLVNGSPHPSATDGLPAYGGVEETEEEIQPLDVDLNLVTNLLESLSCQAGLAGPASNLLQSLGIHLPPNSDPS, encoded by the exons ATGGACGCGCTGCAGAGGAGAGTGGTTCAGGAGGACGTGGTGCAGTACAAACTCTTCTTGATCCCGCCAGACGGTTCAACTTCACAACAGTCTGAGGAACATCTCACACACCTGGCAGAGGAGATTTTGGCAAAGGTTGCCCCACTCCTGATACAATACATCTGGCAGCATCAGCCATTCAACCTCAAGTATCATCCTGAGAAAG GAGATGTCCCCGCTCACATTGGAGGTAGCACTCAGTTTGGGGACAATGTGGAGGACGAGTGGTTTATTGTTTACCTCCTGCAGCAAATCACAGAGGCTTTCCCAGAGCTTGTAGCCAG AGTTGAGGACAATGACGGGGAGTTTCTTCTGATTGAAGCAGCAGATTATCTTCCCAAATGGCTGAATCCAGACACCAGTGAAAACAGG GTCTTCTTCTATAGGGGAGAGCTAAATATTCTGCCCTGTCCCTCCAAATCCAGTCCAGTGGGGGTCTCAAAAGATGTGGTACCAAGCATGGCACAAGCTCTAGCACTGCTCTCCAGCCACCCTGAGGCCTGTAAGGCAAGCCCCAAGATTTGTTCAGCCCTGAGGAAGCGACTGGAGGG GTACCCAGAGAAGATTAAAACTGCCCTCCATCGTGCCCACTGCTTCATACCTGCAGGTATTGCCTCGGTGTTAGCACAACGTCCAGACCTGGTCGCCCCTGCTGTGTCAGCGTTCTACCTGCGGGATCCTGTAGATCTGCAGGCGTGTCGAAGCTTCAAGACCTTCCCTCCTGATACACGAGTCCTCACCTCA GTGACATTCACGCGTTGCCTGTACgcccagctgcagcagcagcagttcaccCCAGATCGGAGGAGCGGCTTCACCCTGCCTCCTCGCTCTCATCCCGAGTACAAAGCCCACGAGCTTGGCATGAAACTG GCCCATGGCTTTGAGATCCTGTGCTCTAAGTGTAGGCTGCCATCATCAGAGCCTGATGCCCCCGTCAGTTGTAACCCTCAGTGGAAAGGCTTCATGGACAGTCTGAAAAGGAACAGCTACTTCCGG GGTGAACTGGAAGGTTCGACCCGTTACAGAGAACTGACGAGATCTGCAGAAAACTTCTTCCGACAGTCTGTTGCCTCAGCATCGAG TGCTTTGTCCCCGGGGGAGGAAgttctccagctgctgcacagCTGCAATCCATTCAActtggaggagctgaagaaacAAGAGTCACAGCTCCCCCAAGAGGACA GTGACAGCTGGCTGGATATCACAGCTCAGGATTTGGAGCGTATGTTGCAGGAGAGGAGTGGGGGGAGAGCTGATGTTGGCAGCCAAAACTCCAGTTCCACCAAACAGACACAGCATGTCGGGGGTGtaaatgagaggagaaaagagacgGAGGATGGCAAGGGGGAAGAGGAGGCCGGGTACAGCCTGGTAGCAGTCAGTCAGGGGATGAAGAATTTCCTGAACGCCATGTCGTCACATGAGGGTGCTGAACTGCCCTG GAGCAGTTCAATTCAGCCTTTTAGTTTTGACCCTGACTCCATGGCCAACGCACTGGACAGACTACTAG GAAGCAAAGAAGAAGAGCTAGATTCAGATGATctaggtgatgatgatgacgatgaagaagaagatgatgaggaggaagagaaagaagaggggtCGTCTGGTCACACAGAGATGAACGGGACAGAAACTTTGGACAGTCTCAGAGGATACATGGACCAAATGGATCAGGAGCTGATGAGCACTAATATGGGACAAAGCTTCAATCTGACG AATTACAATAAGGCAGGCTTGGTCAATGGCTCCCCTCATCCCTCGGCCACTGACGGCCTCCCGGCGtatggaggggtggaggagacagaggaggagatccAGCCTCTCGACGTCGACCTCAATCTGGTCACAAACCTGCTGGAGTCCCTCAGCTGCCAGGCCGGACTGGCCGGACCTGCTTCTAACCTGCTGCAGAGTCTGGGTATACACCTGCCACCCAACTCTGATCCCTCATAA